The segment ACATGGATCCTTGAAAGGAGAAAAGTTGGCATGTTTGCCGGTGAATCATCTTTCTGTCAGAGCAGCCCTGAAAAGATGGCCGGATTTGGCTGTCGCCATACCCCGACAATCTTTTTTTCGAAGATATTTTATTCAGCCGATCATGAGGATTTTTGCCAATTTTGGAATCTTTCCTCCGGGCTTTCGACGTACAATGGATAAACCGGATACTCGCTTGCCCGAGATGACCAGCGGTTTGGGTCTTTATTCTTCACAAACAAAACGGTTTTATCCGATTCAGATGATCCGGGAAAACGGTAATGAATGGCGAGACGAATTGGATGGGCGGGAGATAAAGATTACCTTGGATTCAGAGGGCTTTCCCCATGCCGTGTATACGGAGGGAGAGGATGTTCCCATGCAACTCTTCACCCGTTGGTATGGATTTTCTTATACATTTCCCGGTTGTGAAATTGGGCAGAAGTGATGGTTGCTTCAACATTGTTTTTGTCAGTTTCAGATCAATAATCAGCAGAAACAGATAAAGTGTCATTTGTTGTTTTATATGCTGCATAAAATTGACAAGGGAAAAGGATCTGCAAAAGGCAGATCCTTTTTTCACGGGATTTATCCGGCAGTGGCAGTCAATCTGATGTTGGGGTGCAGACTGAGTGAATCAATCTGGTTGAAAAGACCAAATCCCTTAGTAAGACAACTGAGTTGCTGTTTTGCACAATGATCGTTTCCGTTTAAAGCCGGCGGCTTATGTGAAGCAGCTGCGGCCTCACAACAGAGGATTGTCATACTCTGTGATTTAGTAGGTTATGGTCAGATTGGTAGAACTACATTCTTGCGATAAGATAGATTTAGACTTAATATTGTGAATAGATATTTGTTCTGAAATTTCGGATTGAGGGGGATTGCTTGTGACGACACCTTTATTGTTAACAGTGGGAGCATTGGGTTTGTTTATTTTGGGCTATCGTTTTTATTCGAAATATTTAGCCGAAAGGGTTTTCCGGCTTGATTCCAGTTTTCGAACACCAGCGCATGAATTTCGGGATGATGTGGACTACCTGCCTACCAACAAATTTGTTCTTTGGGGACATCATTTTAGTTCAGTGGCAGGTGCAGGTCCCATTGTAGGTCCGGCAATTGCCGTGATATGGGGATGGGGGCCGGCTTTGTTGTGGGTTGTATTGGGTACGATTTTTTTTGCGGGGATGCATGATTTTGGGACGTTGTGGGCATCCGTCCGAAAGAAAGGAAGTTCCGTTGGTGTAATCACTCACTCTGTAGTGGGTTCTCGGGCCAAGGGTTTATTTTTGCTTATTATTTTCTTTCTGTTGTTGTTAGTCAATGCCGTATTTGCTGTGACCATTGCGAACTTGTTTGTAGGATTTCCCGGAAGTGTCTTGTCCTATTGGTTACAGATTCCTGTGGCAATGGGAATCGGGTTTTTGGTGTATAAGCGGGGAGCAGGTTTACTCTGGACTTCACTGATCGGATTGTTTCTACTGTTTGGATTTATTCTCTTGGGAGCTTATTTTCCAGTGGAACTTCCGGAAAGTATAGCGGGGATGTCTATGACCGGATGGTGGGTAATCATCATGTTGGTGTATGGGGCGGTGGCCTCTCGTCTACCGGTATGGTTGCTTCTGCAACCCCGTGACTATATTAATTCTCACATGTTGTTTCTGGGACTAGCTATTTTGTATCTTGGCTTATTTGTAACTCGTCCGGAATTTAATGCCCCGATGTTTAATACAGACGTACCTCCTGGAACTCCGTCTTTGATTCCTCTTTTGTTTGTCACCATTGCTTGTGGGGCGATTTCAGGGATTCACGGGTTGGTGGCTTCCGGAACTTCCTCGAAACAATTGAACAGGGAGACAGACAGTCGTTTTGTCGGATACTTTGGTGCTATGGGAGAGGGACTTCTCGCTTTAATCGTAATTATGGCCACTGCTGCTGGCTTTGGAACGATGGGTGAATGGAAAGAGCACTATGGAACATGGGCAAGTGCCAATGGTGGGGGTACAGCGGCTTTTGTAACCGGTGCAGGGAATTTTATCCACCACTTGGGCATCTCCCCTGCTGTGGGAACAACTTTTATTTCCATCATGATTGTTGCTTTTGCTGCTACCTCTTTGGATACATCCATGCGTTTGCAACGTTTTATCCTGGCGGAAATCGGAGAGCATTACAAAGTGGCTCCCCTGAAAAATATTAATTTTAGTACCTTGATTGCTTTTTTATCCTGCTTGTCTCTCGCTTTTTTGGCAGACCCTTCCAACCCAGGGGCCGGTGGTATGATTTTGTGGCCTCTCTTTGGAACAACCAATCAGTTGACGGCAGGCTTATCATTGATTATTTTGACCCTGTTGTTGTGGAAATGGGGACGTAATTACCTGGTATCCTTGATCCCCCTGGTGTTGGTAGTGGGAATGACTACCTGGGGTATGACTCTCAATGTGCTGGATTATATACGGCAAGGGAATACCTTGCTTGTGGTGATAGGTGTCTTAATTCTCACTTTAAATGTATGGCTCATCTTAGAAGGTTTGGCAGCGGCTAAACGGTTGAAAACCGAGGGGATTAATCCCAGGATCGGAGCATGATTGGAAAGGGGATATTCCATGATGCTGAATAATCAGTCTTGCAAAGATTTCTGGCAACAGTTCATACAGTTTTACGAAGAGATGTATTTTGTTCCTTATCGCCGCACCATGCAAAAAGAGATTCAAAATGAAGAAGATGTTTTCAAACTTATCGCCTTTTCGGAAATGTTGGGAATACCCAACCCCGTTTCTTTTTATACATTGGAACTGATGCCGTTTATGTTGGAAGAGTTTCACCAATGGCATCAACGCATGGGCATGGAAAAATCTCCTTTGGAGGGTTTCCGATGTTGTTGAGGAGACAGGGGAAAAAAGAGAAACCCTCATCATTTAGGCCCCGTGAAAGAATTGCTTTCTTCGGGGGGAAAGGGGGAGTGGGAAAAACCACTTGTTCCGCTTCCTATGCGGTGGCTCTGGCGGAGCAGGGAAATCGGACCCTTTTGGTATCGACGGATCCGGCGCATTCTGCAGGGGACCTGCTAAATATAAAAGCGGGATCACAACCGGTGAAGGTGACGGATCATCTGTGGCTCCAAGAAATAAGTCCGGAAGAAGCATCCCGCCGCTATATGATGGAAGTAAAAGAGAATATGAGAGGTTTGGCGGCTCCGGGTTTGTGGAAAGAGGTGGAGCGACAGATGGATTTTGCCGCCGCCTCTCCTGGAGCGGATGAAGCGGCTCTTTTTGATGAGATGGTATCCATTATTTTGTCCACTGAATCTGAATACGACCATGTTGTCTTTGATACAGCACCCACAGGTCATACCCTGCGCTTGTTATCCCTCCCGGAATTAATGGGAGTCTGGGTGGAGGGGATGCTGGCCCGAAGGAAGAAGACCCAAGAATTACACAGGATGTTGAATCATGTGACAGAGATACGGGAAGAGCCTAAAGATCAGGTGTATCAAATCCTGGAGAGAAGGAAAAACCGATTTGCTGCAGCACGGAAACGTCTCCTCAACCCGAATATGACTGCTTTTTATTTCGTATTGAACCCGGAACGGTTGTCCATTATGGAATCGGCCAAGGCGATGGGGCTGCTGGATCAATATGGTATCCCTATTGGGGGTATTTTGGTAAACCGGGTACTGCCCTGTGAAGCGGAGGGAGCTTTTCTCATCCGGATGCGGGAGCAACAACAGAAATATCTACAGGAAATCGAAAAGCACTTTGGTCATCTTCCCCAACTGTCGATTCCCTTGGAACCGGAGGAGATTCAGGGGTTGGAGGGGGTTCGCCGACTGGCGGTCCGAATGCAAAATGAATCATTTGGAATTCTGTGATGCAGTGGAACTATGTTGTATACAGTAGTTGGAAGTTTTTTCGGTTAAGATCTACAACGTTCAGCCACTTTTTTTGGATTTGAGTATTGTGAGATTTAACTTCCTGGGGTCCGTTCCACCAAACGCACAAAATATGCCTAGCCGGCGTGTTTTGTGCCTGTATTTGATTGAACCAAGGGGATTGGACCCCTGACCTTATCCATGCCAGTGGGGCGTGAAGGTTTTGTAGGTAAGGACTACTTACATAACTACCAAGGATATAAAGGCCATAAACTACATGTTACTTTCGATGAACTTTAGTATATGTGATAATAGCCTGGTAGGTTTATCTTCTGAACAAGGTCTGAGCTTTTTTAGAGTAGCCAACATTCTGCGAATGAATGATAAAGATAATCGGGACATTTGTGAGGAATGTATGATGAGCATAGTGAACGAGGAGAGAGACTATGAACATAGAGAAGTTAGAAGTATACGGGAAAGACATAGCCGTCGTGAGCAGTAGCGAGATATTAATAGGGGATGTTCAGTCAGCATTGGATTTTATGGCAACGGTACAATATGAAACAGGTTGTGATCGTATTGTTATATACAAATCCCTGCTTAGTGAAAGTTTTTTCGATTTAAAAACACGTCTTGCAGGCGAAATAAAAAGAAGAAAAGTAACAAAAACCGAAGTGTGATAAGGGCATCCCTTAAACCGTAACTTCAAGGGACACCCACCTTTTTTTATTCTTATATTGCCCAATTACCGTTTCGGAAAACAGGAATACGTTCACCATGAGCGGTTTCCCCGTCAATATCCAGGTCTTGAGAGCCAATCATAAAATCAATATGGCCGTTGCTTTGATTGACCCCTTTTTCATTAAGAACTTCTTTTGACAACCCCTCTGTGTTTTTTATATTCATTGTATATGCTGCGCCTAAAGCAAGATGACAAGAGGCGTTCTCATCAAATAAGGTATTCATGAAAGTGATGCCGGAACGTGATATCGGTGAATCGTAAGGAACTAGAGCGACTTCACCAATAAATTTCATGCCGTCATCCATTTCTAAAATTTGCCGAAGCGCTTCGTAACCTTTTTCCGCCTGAAAGTCAACGACCTTTCCATTTTTAAATGTTAGTGAGAAATTATCAATTATTTGGCCCATTGCGGATAAAGGCTTCGTGCTTACCACTGTTCCATTAACGCCGGTTTTGAGTGCCGCCGTGAATACTTCTTCTGTCGGCATGTTAGAAATATACGACCGGCCAATTGTTGAGCATTGGCTACCGCCGATCCAGACATGATCAGGATGTAAATTGATACTGAGATCGGTTTTAGAGCTCTTATAGTACAAGGTTTTAAAATGATATGTGTTTAGCTTTTCGACTTTCTCTTTTAACATTTGATCATGAGATTCCCAGATGTAGATGGGATCATCTTGATCGATACGTGTCGCCGCGAATATGGCTTCCCAAAGGGCAGCAATCGCCTCGTCGTCACTTTTGTCAGGAAAAACGGCAGTTGCCCATGCAGCAGTCGGTACACCGATGATCGACCAATGGATATTACCGGTTAATTGGGCCTTTTGAAAAAAGTCTAGCTGTTCGCCTTGAGCTTTGGATAACATCATCAAACGTTTGGGATCCACACCTTCAAAGGCTTTTGGATCATTACCGGTGAGACTGATTAGACAATCATGATCTTCTACGAAACTTTTAAATTTGTCGATTTCCCACCTGGGAAGTGTCTGAAGGGTTTCATCTGGTGCTTCTTCTATATGTATACGGCTTGTCGGTGTATCACGCCAATCGACGATAACCCTGGAACAACCGTTTCGGTAAGCACTTTTAACAATCCTCCGTGTAAAATCCGCCGCTTCGATCGGTGCAAGAATGAGAAGTTTTTGCCCCTTGTGGAGATTAACACCCACTTTTACAGCAAGTTCAGCATACCGATCAAGTTTACTCTCAAAATCTTTATTCATTTTCAATCCCCTTTTGTTTTCTCCGTATAAATTTTTTGAATGCCTGTGTTCTAATAATCATAAGGGAAAAATAGTAGTCAATCCAGACTGTCGTTTTTTCTGATGGCATAATGTTGCAATAGCGTTAATCGATTCATCGAAATATTTTTTTGTTGACAGTGAAGCGAGATCAAGATACGATCAATACCGGAAATGAGAATCGTTTTCATTGTAGCGGTTGTTTTGGATTGATGGTATGGCGAAAAGGTACCAGGGGACTGCTACTTACTATGATAAAATGTGATAACTGTCCGCTCAGAACCACCTTGACTTTAACGCAGAGGAAATGCCTGGGTGGCAATACAGGGTTACATAAAGGAGGAAATCCGGTGTTTGATAGTAAGAGTAAGTATTTAGTGATTTTTTTATCTTTTCTACTGGTCATCATTATTGCAGGTTGCGGTACGGATACTGAAGAAAAAGCAGAGAGTGAGCAGATAAGAGAAGTTAAACACGCCATGGGAGTGACGAAAATTCCGGGAACTCCCAAAAGGGTTGTAGTATTGACCAATGAGGGAACAGAGGCGGTTTTGTCCTTGGGAATCAAACCGGTGGGGGCTGTTCACTCCTGGTCGGGGAACCCTTGGTACAAACATATTGCCAAGGAGATGAAAGGGGTGGCAGTTGTAGGGGATGAGTCCCAACCCAATATCGAAAAAATTGCCAGTCTGAAGCCGGATCTGATTATTGGCACCCAATTTCGGCAAGAAAAAGCGTACAAGCAGTTATCTCAAATTGCTCCCACTGTTTTCTCGGAAACGCTTCGAGGTGATTGGCAGGAAAACTTTTCCCTCTATGCAGAGGCTCTGAATAAAAAAGAGGAGGGGAAGAAAGTACTGGCCGACTACGAACAGAAGATTGCAGACGGAAAAAAGAAGCTGGGTTCCAAGCTTAAAGAGGAAGTATCCATTGTCCGTTTTATGCCAGGAAAAGTTCGGATCTATCATAAGGACTCTTTTTCCGGGGTTCTTTTGGAAGACTTGGGTCTGGCCCGTCCCAAACCCCAGGATAAAGACGGATTGGCCTCGGATATTACCAAGGAACGGATTCCGGATATGGATGGGGATATCTTATTTTACTTTGTCTGGG is part of the Kroppenstedtia pulmonis genome and harbors:
- a CDS encoding DUF3179 domain-containing (seleno)protein; the encoded protein is MCHSGTSMVPIIDGKVHHFACIGVHNGLLILGDDETGSYWDHVSGECLHGSLKGEKLACLPVNHLSVRAALKRWPDLAVAIPRQSFFRRYFIQPIMRIFANFGIFPPGFRRTMDKPDTRLPEMTSGLGLYSSQTKRFYPIQMIRENGNEWRDELDGREIKITLDSEGFPHAVYTEGEDVPMQLFTRWYGFSYTFPGCEIGQK
- a CDS encoding carbon starvation CstA family protein, coding for MTTPLLLTVGALGLFILGYRFYSKYLAERVFRLDSSFRTPAHEFRDDVDYLPTNKFVLWGHHFSSVAGAGPIVGPAIAVIWGWGPALLWVVLGTIFFAGMHDFGTLWASVRKKGSSVGVITHSVVGSRAKGLFLLIIFFLLLLVNAVFAVTIANLFVGFPGSVLSYWLQIPVAMGIGFLVYKRGAGLLWTSLIGLFLLFGFILLGAYFPVELPESIAGMSMTGWWVIIMLVYGAVASRLPVWLLLQPRDYINSHMLFLGLAILYLGLFVTRPEFNAPMFNTDVPPGTPSLIPLLFVTIACGAISGIHGLVASGTSSKQLNRETDSRFVGYFGAMGEGLLALIVIMATAAGFGTMGEWKEHYGTWASANGGGTAAFVTGAGNFIHHLGISPAVGTTFISIMIVAFAATSLDTSMRLQRFILAEIGEHYKVAPLKNINFSTLIAFLSCLSLAFLADPSNPGAGGMILWPLFGTTNQLTAGLSLIILTLLLWKWGRNYLVSLIPLVLVVGMTTWGMTLNVLDYIRQGNTLLVVIGVLILTLNVWLILEGLAAAKRLKTEGINPRIGA
- a CDS encoding cory-CC-star protein, which gives rise to MMLNNQSCKDFWQQFIQFYEEMYFVPYRRTMQKEIQNEEDVFKLIAFSEMLGIPNPVSFYTLELMPFMLEEFHQWHQRMGMEKSPLEGFRCC
- a CDS encoding ArsA family ATPase; this encodes MLLRRQGKKEKPSSFRPRERIAFFGGKGGVGKTTCSASYAVALAEQGNRTLLVSTDPAHSAGDLLNIKAGSQPVKVTDHLWLQEISPEEASRRYMMEVKENMRGLAAPGLWKEVERQMDFAAASPGADEAALFDEMVSIILSTESEYDHVVFDTAPTGHTLRLLSLPELMGVWVEGMLARRKKTQELHRMLNHVTEIREEPKDQVYQILERRKNRFAAARKRLLNPNMTAFYFVLNPERLSIMESAKAMGLLDQYGIPIGGILVNRVLPCEAEGAFLIRMREQQQKYLQEIEKHFGHLPQLSIPLEPEEIQGLEGVRRLAVRMQNESFGIL
- a CDS encoding aminopeptidase, which codes for MNKDFESKLDRYAELAVKVGVNLHKGQKLLILAPIEAADFTRRIVKSAYRNGCSRVIVDWRDTPTSRIHIEEAPDETLQTLPRWEIDKFKSFVEDHDCLISLTGNDPKAFEGVDPKRLMMLSKAQGEQLDFFQKAQLTGNIHWSIIGVPTAAWATAVFPDKSDDEAIAALWEAIFAATRIDQDDPIYIWESHDQMLKEKVEKLNTYHFKTLYYKSSKTDLSINLHPDHVWIGGSQCSTIGRSYISNMPTEEVFTAALKTGVNGTVVSTKPLSAMGQIIDNFSLTFKNGKVVDFQAEKGYEALRQILEMDDGMKFIGEVALVPYDSPISRSGITFMNTLFDENASCHLALGAAYTMNIKNTEGLSKEVLNEKGVNQSNGHIDFMIGSQDLDIDGETAHGERIPVFRNGNWAI
- a CDS encoding ABC transporter substrate-binding protein; this translates as MFDSKSKYLVIFLSFLLVIIIAGCGTDTEEKAESEQIREVKHAMGVTKIPGTPKRVVVLTNEGTEAVLSLGIKPVGAVHSWSGNPWYKHIAKEMKGVAVVGDESQPNIEKIASLKPDLIIGTQFRQEKAYKQLSQIAPTVFSETLRGDWQENFSLYAEALNKKEEGKKVLADYEQKIADGKKKLGSKLKEEVSIVRFMPGKVRIYHKDSFSGVLLEDLGLARPKPQDKDGLASDITKERIPDMDGDILFYFVWEGKENSSEVAEVAQDWMKDPLWKKLNVVQKDRVYQVSDDTWNTSGGVISAKMMLEELLQYFSK